A DNA window from Equus przewalskii isolate Varuska chromosome 12, EquPr2, whole genome shotgun sequence contains the following coding sequences:
- the LOC103551610 gene encoding transcriptional repressor RHIT isoform X1 yields MGNGIWEGLPVVPNPSLHPAPRARAGCGDSLPRGGDPTTRGLREKMSADGRGIRATQDKKKAQELPGPRHLCQEMLSEAEEVVPLGATRESPHIKMEPEEQHPEVVLQEDGTQGARGSVPLSLGSKEKALFLPGGALPSPQIPVLSREGRTRDRQMAAALLTAWSQMPVTFEDVALYLSREEWGRLDHTQQSFYGDVLQKRNGLSLGFPFGRPVWASQVQGKGEASSSCRQTDEEEKRGAIEVGKEEPAPSLAALRDVKALRTRAGRTQGDILQCRRQAANSQSPGPAKNDGQPGPPEERQPKLAPPDTSLLKAQEGHLPEKPKEGETGAPENSEESLPADGDTSKKTYKCEQCGKGFSWHSHLVTHRRTHTGEKPYACTDCGKRFGRSSHLIQHQIIHTGEKPYTCPSCWKSFSHHSTLIQHQRIHTGEKPYVCDRCAKRFTRRSDLVTHQGTHTGAKPHKCPICSKCFTQSSALVTHQRTHTGVKPYPCPECGKCFSQRSNLIAHNRTHTGEKPYHCLDCGKSFSHSSHLTAHQRTHRGVRPYSCPLCGKSFSRRSNLHRHEKIHTTGPKALAMLMLGAAGALAAPSPAPT; encoded by the exons ATGGGGAACGGGATCTGGGAGGGACTTCCTGTTGTCCCTAATCCCAGTCTCCACCCGGCTCCCCGCGCCCGTGCAGGCTGTGGAGACTCCCTTCCCCGGGGAGGGGACCCCACTACCCGAG GTCTGAGAGAGAAAATGTCTGCAGATGGCAGAGGCATCCGGGCTACCCAGGACAAGAAGAAGGCCCAAGAG CTTCCAGGTCCTAGGCATCTTTGTCAAGAAATGCTTTCTGAGGCAGAGGAGGTGGTGCCTTTGGGAGCCACTCGAGAGTCACCCCACATCAAGATGGAGCCAGAAGAGCAGCACCCCGAGGTGGTGTTGCAGGAGGACGGGACTCAAGGAGCTCGGGGCTCGGTGCCCCTAAGCCTAGGCTCTAAGGAGAAAGCTCTTTTCCTGCCTGGCGGAG ccctcccctccccccagatcCCTGTGCTTTCCCGTGAGGGGAGGACCAGAGACCGGCAAATGGCTGCGGCGCTCCTCACCGCCTGGTCCCAG ATGCCAGTGACCTTTGAGGATGTGGCTCTGTACCTCTCCCGGGAGGAGTGGGGGCGGCTGGACCACACGCAGCAGAGCTTCTACGGGGATGTCCTGCAGAAGAGGAACGGGCTGTCCTTGG GGTTTCCCTTCGGCAGACCTGTCTGGGCCTCCCAAGTGCAGGGCAAGGGTGAGGCCTCGAGCTCGTGCCGGCAGACagatgaggaggagaagagag GAGCCattgaggtggggaaggaggagccagCTCCATCCCTGGCAGCCCTCAGGGATGTGAAGGCCCTCAGGACCAGGGCAGGGAGAACCCAGGGAGACATCCTTCAGTGCAGGCGGCAAGCAGCTAACAGccagagcccagggccagccAAAAATGACGGGCAGCCAGGCCCCCCAGAGGAGAGACAGCCAAAACTAGCCCCACCTGACACCAGCCTCCTGAAGGCCCAGGAGGGCCACCTCCCAGAGAAACCCAAAGAAGGGGAGACAGGTGCCCCCGAGAACAGCGAGGAGAGCCTGCCCGCCGATGGCGACACCAGCAAGAAGACCTACAAGTGTGAGCAGTGTGGCAAGGGCTTCAGCTGGCACTCACACCTGGTGACGCACCGGCGCACGCACACGGGCGAGAAGCCCTACGCCTGCACGGACTGCGGCAAGCGCTTCGGCCGCAGCTCGCACCTCATCCAGCACCAGATCATCCACACGGGTGAGAAGCCCTACACCTGCCCCTCCTGCTGGAAGAGCTTCAGCCACCACTCAACACTGATCCAGCACCAGCGCATCCACACAGGCGAGAAGCCCTACGTGTGCGACCGCTGTGCCAAGCGCTTCACCCGCCGCTCGGACCTGGTCACCCACCAGGGCACCCACACGGGCGCCAAGCCCCACAAGTGCCCCATCTGCAGCAAGTGCTTCACGCAGAGCTCGGCCCTGGTCACCCACCAGCGCACCCACACCGGGGTCAAGCCCTACCCGTGCCCCGAGTGCGGCAAGTGCTTCAGCCAGCGCTCCAACCTCATTGCCCACAACCGCACGCACACGGGCGAGAAGCCCTACCACTGCCTCGACTGCGGCAAGAGCTTCAGCCACAGCTCGCACCTCACTGCCCACCAGCGCACCCACCGTGGCGTCCGGCCCTACTCCTGCCCCCTCTGCGGCAAGAGCTTCAGCCGGCGCTCCAACCTGCACCGGCACGAGAAGATCCACACCACTGGGCCTAAGGCTCTGGCCATGCTGATGCTGGGGGCCGCGGGTGCTCTGGCAGCCCCCTCACCTGCTCCCACctag
- the LOC103551610 gene encoding transcriptional repressor RHIT isoform X2, whose amino-acid sequence MSADGRGIRATQDKKKAQELPGPRHLCQEMLSEAEEVVPLGATRESPHIKMEPEEQHPEVVLQEDGTQGARGSVPLSLGSKEKALFLPGGALPSPQIPVLSREGRTRDRQMAAALLTAWSQMPVTFEDVALYLSREEWGRLDHTQQSFYGDVLQKRNGLSLGFPFGRPVWASQVQGKGEASSSCRQTDEEEKRGAIEVGKEEPAPSLAALRDVKALRTRAGRTQGDILQCRRQAANSQSPGPAKNDGQPGPPEERQPKLAPPDTSLLKAQEGHLPEKPKEGETGAPENSEESLPADGDTSKKTYKCEQCGKGFSWHSHLVTHRRTHTGEKPYACTDCGKRFGRSSHLIQHQIIHTGEKPYTCPSCWKSFSHHSTLIQHQRIHTGEKPYVCDRCAKRFTRRSDLVTHQGTHTGAKPHKCPICSKCFTQSSALVTHQRTHTGVKPYPCPECGKCFSQRSNLIAHNRTHTGEKPYHCLDCGKSFSHSSHLTAHQRTHRGVRPYSCPLCGKSFSRRSNLHRHEKIHTTGPKALAMLMLGAAGALAAPSPAPT is encoded by the exons ATGTCTGCAGATGGCAGAGGCATCCGGGCTACCCAGGACAAGAAGAAGGCCCAAGAG CTTCCAGGTCCTAGGCATCTTTGTCAAGAAATGCTTTCTGAGGCAGAGGAGGTGGTGCCTTTGGGAGCCACTCGAGAGTCACCCCACATCAAGATGGAGCCAGAAGAGCAGCACCCCGAGGTGGTGTTGCAGGAGGACGGGACTCAAGGAGCTCGGGGCTCGGTGCCCCTAAGCCTAGGCTCTAAGGAGAAAGCTCTTTTCCTGCCTGGCGGAG ccctcccctccccccagatcCCTGTGCTTTCCCGTGAGGGGAGGACCAGAGACCGGCAAATGGCTGCGGCGCTCCTCACCGCCTGGTCCCAG ATGCCAGTGACCTTTGAGGATGTGGCTCTGTACCTCTCCCGGGAGGAGTGGGGGCGGCTGGACCACACGCAGCAGAGCTTCTACGGGGATGTCCTGCAGAAGAGGAACGGGCTGTCCTTGG GGTTTCCCTTCGGCAGACCTGTCTGGGCCTCCCAAGTGCAGGGCAAGGGTGAGGCCTCGAGCTCGTGCCGGCAGACagatgaggaggagaagagag GAGCCattgaggtggggaaggaggagccagCTCCATCCCTGGCAGCCCTCAGGGATGTGAAGGCCCTCAGGACCAGGGCAGGGAGAACCCAGGGAGACATCCTTCAGTGCAGGCGGCAAGCAGCTAACAGccagagcccagggccagccAAAAATGACGGGCAGCCAGGCCCCCCAGAGGAGAGACAGCCAAAACTAGCCCCACCTGACACCAGCCTCCTGAAGGCCCAGGAGGGCCACCTCCCAGAGAAACCCAAAGAAGGGGAGACAGGTGCCCCCGAGAACAGCGAGGAGAGCCTGCCCGCCGATGGCGACACCAGCAAGAAGACCTACAAGTGTGAGCAGTGTGGCAAGGGCTTCAGCTGGCACTCACACCTGGTGACGCACCGGCGCACGCACACGGGCGAGAAGCCCTACGCCTGCACGGACTGCGGCAAGCGCTTCGGCCGCAGCTCGCACCTCATCCAGCACCAGATCATCCACACGGGTGAGAAGCCCTACACCTGCCCCTCCTGCTGGAAGAGCTTCAGCCACCACTCAACACTGATCCAGCACCAGCGCATCCACACAGGCGAGAAGCCCTACGTGTGCGACCGCTGTGCCAAGCGCTTCACCCGCCGCTCGGACCTGGTCACCCACCAGGGCACCCACACGGGCGCCAAGCCCCACAAGTGCCCCATCTGCAGCAAGTGCTTCACGCAGAGCTCGGCCCTGGTCACCCACCAGCGCACCCACACCGGGGTCAAGCCCTACCCGTGCCCCGAGTGCGGCAAGTGCTTCAGCCAGCGCTCCAACCTCATTGCCCACAACCGCACGCACACGGGCGAGAAGCCCTACCACTGCCTCGACTGCGGCAAGAGCTTCAGCCACAGCTCGCACCTCACTGCCCACCAGCGCACCCACCGTGGCGTCCGGCCCTACTCCTGCCCCCTCTGCGGCAAGAGCTTCAGCCGGCGCTCCAACCTGCACCGGCACGAGAAGATCCACACCACTGGGCCTAAGGCTCTGGCCATGCTGATGCTGGGGGCCGCGGGTGCTCTGGCAGCCCCCTCACCTGCTCCCACctag